A stretch of DNA from Pseudokineococcus lusitanus:
CGCGACGCGCGGGCCGTCGTCGCGCTCGCGGCGGAGGACCAGGGCTTCGCGGCCGGTGACGCGCACCTCGAGGTCGCCTGCGAGGCCTCGCCGTGCGCGACGCCGGACGCGCTCGTCCGGACGACGGTGCGGCTCGACGTCGTGCTGCCGGGGGTCCCGCGGGTGCTGGCCGGAGCGGTGCCGACGTCGGTGGAGGTGGAGGCGCGGGGGAGCGCGGTCGCCGACCGCTTCGCCGCCGCGGTGGGCCCGTGACCGGGCGTCGGCAGCCGGGGGTGTCCGGGACGACGGTGCCCGTCGGTCGCCGACCCGCAGGGGACGACGGTCAGGTCACCCTCCTCGTCCTCGGCTACGTCGTCCTCGCCGTGGTCCTGCTGCTGGTCGTGGCGACGG
This window harbors:
- a CDS encoding pilus assembly protein, yielding MVEVLVLGVLLLVPLVYLVVVVGRVQAAAFAAEGGAREAARVLAQPVDGDAAGAARDARAVVALAAEDQGFAAGDAHLEVACEASPCATPDALVRTTVRLDVVLPGVPRVLAGAVPTSVEVEARGSAVADRFAAAVGP